One genomic segment of Mastomys coucha isolate ucsf_1 unplaced genomic scaffold, UCSF_Mcou_1 pScaffold22, whole genome shotgun sequence includes these proteins:
- the CUNH7orf26 gene encoding uncharacterized protein C7orf26 homolog — MSDIRHSLLRRDALSAAKEVLYHLDIYFSSQLQSAPLPIVDKGSVELLEEFVFQVPKERGAQPKRLNSLQELQLLEIMCSYFQEQSKDSVRQIIFSSLFSPQGNKADDSRMSLLGKLVSMAVAVCRIPVLECAASWLQRTPVVYCVRLARALVDDYCCLVPGSVQTLKQIFSASPRFCCQFITSVTALYDLSSDDLIPPLDLLEMIVSWIFEDPRLILITFLNTPIAANLPIGFLELTPLIGLIRWCVKAPLAYKRKKPCLSNGHVNHKVAKDSGTGTDRDSHLLYSKLHLSVLQVLMTLQLHLTEKNLYGRLGLILFDHMVPLVEEINRLADELNPLNASQEIELALDRLAQALQVAMTSGALLCTRDDLRTLCSRLPHNNLLQLVISGPVQQSPHTALPPGFYPHIHTPPLAYGAVPAHPAAHPALPTHPGHTFISGVTFPFRPIR; from the exons ATGAGCGACATCCGCCACTCGCTGCTGCGGCGCGACGCGCTGAGCGCCGCCAAGGAGGTGCTGTACCACCTGGACATCTACTTCAGCAGCCAGCTACAGAGCGCGCCGCTGCCCATCGTGGACAAGGGCTCCGTGGAGCTGCTGGAAGAGTTCGTGTTCCAGGTGCCCAAGGAACGCGGCGCGCAGCCCAAG agaCTGAATTCGCTCCAGGAGCTCCAGCTTCTTGAAATCATGTGCAGTTATTTCCAGGAGCAAAGCAAGGACTCTGTGCGGCAGAtcattttctcctcccttttcaGCCCCCAAGGGAACAAAGCCGACGACAGCCGAATGAGCTTGTTGGGAAAGCTGGTCTCCATGGCCGTGGCCGTGTGTCGGATCCCTGTGTTGGAATGTGCAGCCTCCTGGCTCCAG CGGACGCCTGTGGTCTACTGCGTGAGGCTTGCCAGGGCCCTTGTGGATGACTACTGCTGTTTGGTGCCAGGCTCTGTTCAGACACTGAAGCAGATCTTTAGTGCCAGTCCTCGGTTCTGCTGCCAGTTTATAACGTCCGTGACTGCGCTCTATGACCTGTCATCAG ATGACCTCATCCCACCTTTGGACTTGCTTGAAATGATTGTCAGCTGGATTTTCGAGGACCCGAGGCTGATTCTTATCACGTTTTTAAATACTCCCATCGCCGCCAACCTGCCCATAGGATTTTTAGAGCTCACGCCCCTCATTGGGCTGATCCGGTGGTGTGTGAAGGCCCCTCTGGCCTACAAAAGGAAGAAGCCTTGCTTGTCCAATGGCCACGTCAATCACAAGGTTGCCAAGGACTCAGGCACGGGCACAGACAGAGACTCACACCTGCTGTACTCAAAGCTCCACCTGAGCGTCCTGCAGGTCCTTATGACGCTCCAGCTACACCTGACTGAGAAGAATCTGTACGGACGCTTGGGGCTCATCCTGTTTGACCACATGGTCCCGCTTGTAGAGGAGATCAACAGACTAGCAGATGAACTGAACCCCCTCAATGCCTCCCAGGAGATCGAGCTTGCCCTGGACCGCTTGGCCCAGGCCTTGCAGGTGGCCATGACATCGGGGGCCCTGCTGTGCACAAGGG ATGACCTGAGAACCTTGTGCTCCCGGCTACCCCATAACAA CCTGCTCCAGCTTGTGATCTCGGGCCCAGTGCAGCAGTCGCCACACACCGCTCTTCCCCCTGGGTTCTACCCACATATCCATACTCCCCCGCTGGCCTATGGGGCTGTGCCAGCCCATCCAGCTGCCCACCCAGCCCTGCCCACGCACCCAGGGCACACCTTCATCTCAGGTGTGACCTTCCCGTTCAGGCCCATCCGCTAG
- the Zdhhc4 gene encoding probable palmitoyltransferase ZDHHC4 isoform X2 produces the protein MGALLSSSSMDFLVLFLFYLAFLLICVVMICIFTKNQHLKAMVLGGAQVCSCVIPQCLQRAMQTLLHQLFHTRHPTFIVLHLLLQGLVYAEYTCEVFGYCQELEFSLPYLLLPYVLLGVNLVFFTLTCAANPGTITKANESLLLQVYKFDDVMFPKNSRCSTCDLRKPARSKHCRVCDRCVHRFDHHCVWVNNCIGAWNIRYFLIYLLTLMASAAAIAIMTAAFLLRLVAVSGLYQETYLDDLGHFQAVDTVFLIQHLFLAFPRIVFLLGFVIVLSLLLAGYLCFALYLAATNQTTNEWYKGNWTWCQHWPLVAWSLSAEPQIHQNIHSHGFWSNLQEIFLPATPSYKKKKK, from the exons CCTTCTTATTGATTTGTGTTGTCATGATCTGCATCTTCACAAAAAACCAGCATTTGAAAGCCATGGTCCTGGGAGGAGCACAG GTGTGCTCCTGTGTAATCCCACAGTGCCTCCAGAGAGCCATGCAGACACTTCTTCATCAGCTCTTCCACACACG CCACCCCACCTTCATTGTCTTGCACCTGCTCCTGCAAGGACTAGTTTATGCGGAATATACCTGTGAAGTCTTCGGCTACTGCCAGGAGCTGGAGTTCTCTCTGCCTTACCTTCTCCTGCCCTATGTGCTGCTGGGTGTGAACCTAGTATTCTTCACCCTGACTTGTGCGGCCAATCCTG GCACCATCACTAAAGCAAATGAATCATTACTTCTGCAAGTCTATAAATTTGATGATGTGATGTTTCCAAAGAACTCAAGGTGTTCCACTTGTGATTTAAGGAAACCAGCCCGCTCCAAGCACTGCA GGGTATGTGACCGATGTGTGCACCGTTTTGACCATCACTGTGTTTGGGTAAACAACTGCATCGGGGCCTGGAACATCAGGTACTTCCTCATCTACCTCCTGACACTGATGGCTTCTGCTGCCGCCATAGCCATCATGACTGCTGCCTTTCTGCTCCGCCTCGTGGCAGTGTCGGGTCTATACCAGGAAACTTACCTTGATGACTTGGGGCATTTCCAGGCTGTGGACACAGTCTTTCTTATTCAG CACCTGTTCCTGGCTTTTCCAAGGATTGTCTTCCTGCTGGGCTTTGTCATCGTTCTGAGCTTGCTCCTGGCTGGCTACCTGTGCTTTGCTCTGTACCTGGCTGCCACCAACCAGACCACAAATGAGTGGTATAAAGGCAACTGGACCTGGTGCCAGCACTGGCCTCTGGTGGCCTGGTCCCTATCAGCTGAGCCCCAGATCCACCAGAACATTCACTCCCATGGGTTCTGGAGCAACCTTCAAGAGATCTTTCTACCTGCTACCCCCAgttacaagaaaaagaagaaatag
- the Zdhhc4 gene encoding probable palmitoyltransferase ZDHHC4 isoform X1, translating into MWQGGMNAKASSMDFLVLFLFYLAFLLICVVMICIFTKNQHLKAMVLGGAQVCSCVIPQCLQRAMQTLLHQLFHTRHPTFIVLHLLLQGLVYAEYTCEVFGYCQELEFSLPYLLLPYVLLGVNLVFFTLTCAANPGTITKANESLLLQVYKFDDVMFPKNSRCSTCDLRKPARSKHCRVCDRCVHRFDHHCVWVNNCIGAWNIRYFLIYLLTLMASAAAIAIMTAAFLLRLVAVSGLYQETYLDDLGHFQAVDTVFLIQHLFLAFPRIVFLLGFVIVLSLLLAGYLCFALYLAATNQTTNEWYKGNWTWCQHWPLVAWSLSAEPQIHQNIHSHGFWSNLQEIFLPATPSYKKKKK; encoded by the exons CCTTCTTATTGATTTGTGTTGTCATGATCTGCATCTTCACAAAAAACCAGCATTTGAAAGCCATGGTCCTGGGAGGAGCACAG GTGTGCTCCTGTGTAATCCCACAGTGCCTCCAGAGAGCCATGCAGACACTTCTTCATCAGCTCTTCCACACACG CCACCCCACCTTCATTGTCTTGCACCTGCTCCTGCAAGGACTAGTTTATGCGGAATATACCTGTGAAGTCTTCGGCTACTGCCAGGAGCTGGAGTTCTCTCTGCCTTACCTTCTCCTGCCCTATGTGCTGCTGGGTGTGAACCTAGTATTCTTCACCCTGACTTGTGCGGCCAATCCTG GCACCATCACTAAAGCAAATGAATCATTACTTCTGCAAGTCTATAAATTTGATGATGTGATGTTTCCAAAGAACTCAAGGTGTTCCACTTGTGATTTAAGGAAACCAGCCCGCTCCAAGCACTGCA GGGTATGTGACCGATGTGTGCACCGTTTTGACCATCACTGTGTTTGGGTAAACAACTGCATCGGGGCCTGGAACATCAGGTACTTCCTCATCTACCTCCTGACACTGATGGCTTCTGCTGCCGCCATAGCCATCATGACTGCTGCCTTTCTGCTCCGCCTCGTGGCAGTGTCGGGTCTATACCAGGAAACTTACCTTGATGACTTGGGGCATTTCCAGGCTGTGGACACAGTCTTTCTTATTCAG CACCTGTTCCTGGCTTTTCCAAGGATTGTCTTCCTGCTGGGCTTTGTCATCGTTCTGAGCTTGCTCCTGGCTGGCTACCTGTGCTTTGCTCTGTACCTGGCTGCCACCAACCAGACCACAAATGAGTGGTATAAAGGCAACTGGACCTGGTGCCAGCACTGGCCTCTGGTGGCCTGGTCCCTATCAGCTGAGCCCCAGATCCACCAGAACATTCACTCCCATGGGTTCTGGAGCAACCTTCAAGAGATCTTTCTACCTGCTACCCCCAgttacaagaaaaagaagaaatag
- the Zdhhc4 gene encoding probable palmitoyltransferase ZDHHC4 isoform X3 produces MCSCVDTGPPHAQVCSCVIPQCLQRAMQTLLHQLFHTRHPTFIVLHLLLQGLVYAEYTCEVFGYCQELEFSLPYLLLPYVLLGVNLVFFTLTCAANPGTITKANESLLLQVYKFDDVMFPKNSRCSTCDLRKPARSKHCRVCDRCVHRFDHHCVWVNNCIGAWNIRYFLIYLLTLMASAAAIAIMTAAFLLRLVAVSGLYQETYLDDLGHFQAVDTVFLIQHLFLAFPRIVFLLGFVIVLSLLLAGYLCFALYLAATNQTTNEWYKGNWTWCQHWPLVAWSLSAEPQIHQNIHSHGFWSNLQEIFLPATPSYKKKKK; encoded by the exons atgtgctcatgtgtggacACAGGCCCACCACACGCACAG GTGTGCTCCTGTGTAATCCCACAGTGCCTCCAGAGAGCCATGCAGACACTTCTTCATCAGCTCTTCCACACACG CCACCCCACCTTCATTGTCTTGCACCTGCTCCTGCAAGGACTAGTTTATGCGGAATATACCTGTGAAGTCTTCGGCTACTGCCAGGAGCTGGAGTTCTCTCTGCCTTACCTTCTCCTGCCCTATGTGCTGCTGGGTGTGAACCTAGTATTCTTCACCCTGACTTGTGCGGCCAATCCTG GCACCATCACTAAAGCAAATGAATCATTACTTCTGCAAGTCTATAAATTTGATGATGTGATGTTTCCAAAGAACTCAAGGTGTTCCACTTGTGATTTAAGGAAACCAGCCCGCTCCAAGCACTGCA GGGTATGTGACCGATGTGTGCACCGTTTTGACCATCACTGTGTTTGGGTAAACAACTGCATCGGGGCCTGGAACATCAGGTACTTCCTCATCTACCTCCTGACACTGATGGCTTCTGCTGCCGCCATAGCCATCATGACTGCTGCCTTTCTGCTCCGCCTCGTGGCAGTGTCGGGTCTATACCAGGAAACTTACCTTGATGACTTGGGGCATTTCCAGGCTGTGGACACAGTCTTTCTTATTCAG CACCTGTTCCTGGCTTTTCCAAGGATTGTCTTCCTGCTGGGCTTTGTCATCGTTCTGAGCTTGCTCCTGGCTGGCTACCTGTGCTTTGCTCTGTACCTGGCTGCCACCAACCAGACCACAAATGAGTGGTATAAAGGCAACTGGACCTGGTGCCAGCACTGGCCTCTGGTGGCCTGGTCCCTATCAGCTGAGCCCCAGATCCACCAGAACATTCACTCCCATGGGTTCTGGAGCAACCTTCAAGAGATCTTTCTACCTGCTACCCCCAgttacaagaaaaagaagaaatag
- the Zdhhc4 gene encoding probable palmitoyltransferase ZDHHC4 isoform X6: protein MFPKNSRCSTCDLRKPARSKHCRVCDRCVHRFDHHCVWVNNCIGAWNIRYFLIYLLTLMASAAAIAIMTAAFLLRLVAVSGLYQETYLDDLGHFQAVDTVFLIQHLFLAFPRIVFLLGFVIVLSLLLAGYLCFALYLAATNQTTNEWYKGNWTWCQHWPLVAWSLSAEPQIHQNIHSHGFWSNLQEIFLPATPSYKKKKK from the exons ATGTTTCCAAAGAACTCAAGGTGTTCCACTTGTGATTTAAGGAAACCAGCCCGCTCCAAGCACTGCA GGGTATGTGACCGATGTGTGCACCGTTTTGACCATCACTGTGTTTGGGTAAACAACTGCATCGGGGCCTGGAACATCAGGTACTTCCTCATCTACCTCCTGACACTGATGGCTTCTGCTGCCGCCATAGCCATCATGACTGCTGCCTTTCTGCTCCGCCTCGTGGCAGTGTCGGGTCTATACCAGGAAACTTACCTTGATGACTTGGGGCATTTCCAGGCTGTGGACACAGTCTTTCTTATTCAG CACCTGTTCCTGGCTTTTCCAAGGATTGTCTTCCTGCTGGGCTTTGTCATCGTTCTGAGCTTGCTCCTGGCTGGCTACCTGTGCTTTGCTCTGTACCTGGCTGCCACCAACCAGACCACAAATGAGTGGTATAAAGGCAACTGGACCTGGTGCCAGCACTGGCCTCTGGTGGCCTGGTCCCTATCAGCTGAGCCCCAGATCCACCAGAACATTCACTCCCATGGGTTCTGGAGCAACCTTCAAGAGATCTTTCTACCTGCTACCCCCAgttacaagaaaaagaagaaatag
- the Zdhhc4 gene encoding probable palmitoyltransferase ZDHHC4 isoform X5, translating into MQTLLHQLFHTRHPTFIVLHLLLQGLVYAEYTCEVFGYCQELEFSLPYLLLPYVLLGVNLVFFTLTCAANPGTITKANESLLLQVYKFDDVMFPKNSRCSTCDLRKPARSKHCRVCDRCVHRFDHHCVWVNNCIGAWNIRYFLIYLLTLMASAAAIAIMTAAFLLRLVAVSGLYQETYLDDLGHFQAVDTVFLIQHLFLAFPRIVFLLGFVIVLSLLLAGYLCFALYLAATNQTTNEWYKGNWTWCQHWPLVAWSLSAEPQIHQNIHSHGFWSNLQEIFLPATPSYKKKKK; encoded by the exons ATGCAGACACTTCTTCATCAGCTCTTCCACACACG CCACCCCACCTTCATTGTCTTGCACCTGCTCCTGCAAGGACTAGTTTATGCGGAATATACCTGTGAAGTCTTCGGCTACTGCCAGGAGCTGGAGTTCTCTCTGCCTTACCTTCTCCTGCCCTATGTGCTGCTGGGTGTGAACCTAGTATTCTTCACCCTGACTTGTGCGGCCAATCCTG GCACCATCACTAAAGCAAATGAATCATTACTTCTGCAAGTCTATAAATTTGATGATGTGATGTTTCCAAAGAACTCAAGGTGTTCCACTTGTGATTTAAGGAAACCAGCCCGCTCCAAGCACTGCA GGGTATGTGACCGATGTGTGCACCGTTTTGACCATCACTGTGTTTGGGTAAACAACTGCATCGGGGCCTGGAACATCAGGTACTTCCTCATCTACCTCCTGACACTGATGGCTTCTGCTGCCGCCATAGCCATCATGACTGCTGCCTTTCTGCTCCGCCTCGTGGCAGTGTCGGGTCTATACCAGGAAACTTACCTTGATGACTTGGGGCATTTCCAGGCTGTGGACACAGTCTTTCTTATTCAG CACCTGTTCCTGGCTTTTCCAAGGATTGTCTTCCTGCTGGGCTTTGTCATCGTTCTGAGCTTGCTCCTGGCTGGCTACCTGTGCTTTGCTCTGTACCTGGCTGCCACCAACCAGACCACAAATGAGTGGTATAAAGGCAACTGGACCTGGTGCCAGCACTGGCCTCTGGTGGCCTGGTCCCTATCAGCTGAGCCCCAGATCCACCAGAACATTCACTCCCATGGGTTCTGGAGCAACCTTCAAGAGATCTTTCTACCTGCTACCCCCAgttacaagaaaaagaagaaatag
- the Zdhhc4 gene encoding probable palmitoyltransferase ZDHHC4 isoform X4, producing the protein MGVCSCVIPQCLQRAMQTLLHQLFHTRHPTFIVLHLLLQGLVYAEYTCEVFGYCQELEFSLPYLLLPYVLLGVNLVFFTLTCAANPGTITKANESLLLQVYKFDDVMFPKNSRCSTCDLRKPARSKHCRVCDRCVHRFDHHCVWVNNCIGAWNIRYFLIYLLTLMASAAAIAIMTAAFLLRLVAVSGLYQETYLDDLGHFQAVDTVFLIQHLFLAFPRIVFLLGFVIVLSLLLAGYLCFALYLAATNQTTNEWYKGNWTWCQHWPLVAWSLSAEPQIHQNIHSHGFWSNLQEIFLPATPSYKKKKK; encoded by the exons ATGGGG GTGTGCTCCTGTGTAATCCCACAGTGCCTCCAGAGAGCCATGCAGACACTTCTTCATCAGCTCTTCCACACACG CCACCCCACCTTCATTGTCTTGCACCTGCTCCTGCAAGGACTAGTTTATGCGGAATATACCTGTGAAGTCTTCGGCTACTGCCAGGAGCTGGAGTTCTCTCTGCCTTACCTTCTCCTGCCCTATGTGCTGCTGGGTGTGAACCTAGTATTCTTCACCCTGACTTGTGCGGCCAATCCTG GCACCATCACTAAAGCAAATGAATCATTACTTCTGCAAGTCTATAAATTTGATGATGTGATGTTTCCAAAGAACTCAAGGTGTTCCACTTGTGATTTAAGGAAACCAGCCCGCTCCAAGCACTGCA GGGTATGTGACCGATGTGTGCACCGTTTTGACCATCACTGTGTTTGGGTAAACAACTGCATCGGGGCCTGGAACATCAGGTACTTCCTCATCTACCTCCTGACACTGATGGCTTCTGCTGCCGCCATAGCCATCATGACTGCTGCCTTTCTGCTCCGCCTCGTGGCAGTGTCGGGTCTATACCAGGAAACTTACCTTGATGACTTGGGGCATTTCCAGGCTGTGGACACAGTCTTTCTTATTCAG CACCTGTTCCTGGCTTTTCCAAGGATTGTCTTCCTGCTGGGCTTTGTCATCGTTCTGAGCTTGCTCCTGGCTGGCTACCTGTGCTTTGCTCTGTACCTGGCTGCCACCAACCAGACCACAAATGAGTGGTATAAAGGCAACTGGACCTGGTGCCAGCACTGGCCTCTGGTGGCCTGGTCCCTATCAGCTGAGCCCCAGATCCACCAGAACATTCACTCCCATGGGTTCTGGAGCAACCTTCAAGAGATCTTTCTACCTGCTACCCCCAgttacaagaaaaagaagaaatag